Proteins from a genomic interval of Capsicum annuum cultivar UCD-10X-F1 chromosome 4, UCD10Xv1.1, whole genome shotgun sequence:
- the LOC107866798 gene encoding dolichol-phosphate mannosyltransferase subunit 1 isoform X2, which yields MMAVQTARRILSNNCRKYMEKIVLLVVSYLTQWLHSTAYIHGLKHASGNFVVIMDADLSHHPKYLPRFIKKQMETGANIVTGTRYVSSGGVHGWNLMRKLTSRGANVLAQTLLWPGVSDLTGSFRLYQKSALEDIISSCVSKGYVFQMEMIVRASRKGYHIEEVPITFVDRVFGSSKLGGSEIVEYLKGLLYLLVTT from the exons ATGATGGCAGTCCAGACGGCACGCAGgatattgtcaaacaattgcaGAAAGTATATGGAGAAGATCGTATTGTTAGTAGTTTCTTACCTCACTCAGTGGTTGCATA GCACTGCATATATTCATGGTTTGAAGCATGCCTCGGgcaattttgttgttattatggaTGCTGATCTTTCTCACCAT CCAAAATACCTGCCAAGATTTATCAA GAAACAAATGGAGACAGGTGCCAATATAGTTACTGGAACCCGATATGTTTCTAGTGGTGGTGTCCACGGATGGAACCTGATGCGCAAATTGACAAGTAGGGGAGCAAATGTCCTTGCACAGACACTACTTTGGCCGGGTGTATCAGACTTAACTGGATCCTTCCG GCTTTACCAGAAGTCTGCACTAGAAGACATCATAAGCTCTTGTGTTAGTAAAGGGTATGTTTTTCAGATGGAAATGATTGTTCGGGCGTCAAGAAAAGGTTACCACATTGAAGAG GTTCCAATTACTTTTGTCGATAGAGTATTTGGAAGTTCCAAGCTGGGAGGATCTGAAATAGTGGAGTATCTGAAGGGCCTTCTGTATCTTCTGGTTACAACTTGA
- the LOC107866798 gene encoding dolichol-phosphate mannosyltransferase subunit 1 isoform X1 gives MESKKNKYSIIIPTYNERLNIALIIYLVFKHLSDVDFEIIVVDDGSPDGTQDIVKQLQKVYGEDRILLRPRPRKLGLGTAYIHGLKHASGNFVVIMDADLSHHPKYLPRFIKKQMETGANIVTGTRYVSSGGVHGWNLMRKLTSRGANVLAQTLLWPGVSDLTGSFRLYQKSALEDIISSCVSKGYVFQMEMIVRASRKGYHIEEVPITFVDRVFGSSKLGGSEIVEYLKGLLYLLVTT, from the exons ATGGAGTCGAAGAAGAACAAGTACAGTATAATAATACCAACCTACAATGAACGTCTCAATATTGCTCTCATCATTTACCTCGTCTTCAAACATCTCTC GGATGTTGATTTCGAAATAATAGTAGTGGATGATGGCAGTCCAGACGGCACGCAGgatattgtcaaacaattgcaGAAAGTATATGGAGAAGATCGTATT TTATTAAGACCTCGACCTCGGAAACTTGGTCTAG GCACTGCATATATTCATGGTTTGAAGCATGCCTCGGgcaattttgttgttattatggaTGCTGATCTTTCTCACCAT CCAAAATACCTGCCAAGATTTATCAA GAAACAAATGGAGACAGGTGCCAATATAGTTACTGGAACCCGATATGTTTCTAGTGGTGGTGTCCACGGATGGAACCTGATGCGCAAATTGACAAGTAGGGGAGCAAATGTCCTTGCACAGACACTACTTTGGCCGGGTGTATCAGACTTAACTGGATCCTTCCG GCTTTACCAGAAGTCTGCACTAGAAGACATCATAAGCTCTTGTGTTAGTAAAGGGTATGTTTTTCAGATGGAAATGATTGTTCGGGCGTCAAGAAAAGGTTACCACATTGAAGAG GTTCCAATTACTTTTGTCGATAGAGTATTTGGAAGTTCCAAGCTGGGAGGATCTGAAATAGTGGAGTATCTGAAGGGCCTTCTGTATCTTCTGGTTACAACTTGA
- the LOC107866797 gene encoding 1,4-alpha-glucan-branching enzyme-like isoform X1, which yields MEINFNVLSKSIPYSSPKVSPGGASRNKVCFPSQHSTGLKFGSQERSWDISSTPKSRVRKAERMKHNSAVSAVLTDDNSTMTSLEEDVGTEIIGLVKLDPALEPYLDHFKYRMKRYVDQKKLIEKYEGALEEFALGYLKFGFNREEGCIVYREWAPAAQEAQVIGDFNGWNGSNHSMEKDQFGVWSIRIPDVDSNPAIPHNSRVKFHFKHGNGDWIDRIPAWIKYATADATRFAAPYDGVYWDPPPSERYHFKYPRPPKPKAPRIYEAHVGMSSSEPRVNSYREFADDVLPRIKANNYNTVQLMAVMEHSYYGSFGYHVTNFFAVSSRSGNPEDLKYLIDKAHSLGLQVLVDVVHSHASNNVTDGLNGFDIGQSSQESYFHTGERGYHKLWDSRLFNYANWEVLRFLLSNLRWWLEEYKFDGFRFDGVTSMLYVHHGINIGFTGKYHEYFSEATDVDAVVYLMLANNLIHKIFPDATVIAEDVSGMPGLGRPVSEGGIGFDYRLAMAIPDKWIDYLKNKNDEEWSMKEVTSSLTNRRYTEKCIAYAESHDQSIVGDKTIAFLLMDKEMYSGMSCLTDASPAVERGIALHKMIHFFTMALGGEGYLNFMGNEFGHPDWIDFPREGNNWSYDKCRRQWNLADSEHLRYKFMNAFDRAMNSLDEKFSFLASGKQIVSSTDEDNKVVVFERGDLVFVFNFHPDKTHEGYKVGCDLPGKYRVALDSDAWDFGGHGRVGHDVDHFTSPEGIPGVLKTNFNGRPNSFKVLSPAHTCVAYYRVNESMSETEDDQTAISNEPLPTANIEESDEELKDSLHSNISNIGQTVVVSAKETDKDLKDSPSLRTSDVVHAERDDSDSDALDDDD from the exons ATGGAGATTAATTTCAATGTTTTATCAAAATCCATTCCATATTCTTCACCTAAAGTTTCTCCAGGaggg GCTTCTAGAAATAAGGTATGTTTTCCTTCTCAACATAGTACTGGACTGAAGTTTGGATCTCAGGAACGGTCTTGGGATATTTCTTCCACCCCAAAATCAAGAGTTAGAAAAGCTGAAAGG ATGAAGCACAATTCAGCTGTTTCCGCTGTTTTAACCGATGACAACTCGACAATGACATCCCTAGAGGAAGACGTTGGGACTGAAATTATTGGCCTCGTAAAGTTGGATCCAGCTTTGGAACCTTATCTAGATCACTTCAAATACAGAATGAAGAGATATGTGGATCAGAAAAAGCTCATTGAAAAGTATGAGGGAGCCCTTGAGGAATTTGCTCTAG GTTATTTAAAATTTGGATTCAACAGGGAAGAAGGTTGCATAGTGTATCGTGAATGGGCTCCTGCTGCTCA GGAAGCACAAGTCATTGGTGATTTCAATGGATGGAATGGTTCCAACCACAGTATGGAGAAGGACCAATTTGGTGTTTGGAGTATTAGAATTCCTGATGTTGACAGTAACCCAGCCATTCCACACAACTCCAGAGTTAAGTTCCATTTCAAGCATGGTAATGGAGATTGGATAGATCGTATCCCTGCTTGGATAAAGTATGCCACTGCAGATGCTACAAGATTTGCAGCACCATATGATGGTGTCTACTGGGACCCACCACCTTCAGAAAG GTACCACTTCAAATACCCTCGCCCTCCCAAACCCAAAGCCCCACGAATCTACGAAGCACATGTCGGCATGAGCAGCTCTGAGCCACGCGTAAATTCGTATCGTGAGTTTGCAGATGATGTTTTACCTCGAATCAAGGCAAATAACTACAATACTGTCCAGTTGATGGCTGTAATGGAACATTCTTACTATGGATCATTTGGATATCATGTTACAAACTTTTTTGCTGTGAGCAGTAGATCTGGAAACCCGGAGGACCTAAAGTATCTGATAGATAAAGCACATAGCTTGGGTTTACAAGTTCTGGTGGATGTAGTTCACAGTCATGCAAGCAACAATGTCACTGATGGCCTCAATGGCTTTGATATAGGCCAAAGTTCTCAAGAATCCTACTTTCATACTGGAGAGCGAGGGTACCATAAGTTGTGGGATAGCAGGCTGTTCAACTATGCCAATTGGGAGGTTCTTCGTTTCCTTCTTTCCAACTTGAGGTGGTGGCTGGAAGAGTACAAGTTTGACGGATTTCGATTTGATGGAGTAACTTCCATGCTGTATGTTCACCATGGAATCAATATAGGATTTACAGGGAAGTACCATGAGTATTTTAGCGAGGCTACAGATGTTGATGCTGTGGTCTATTTAATGTTGGCCAATAATCTGATTCACAAGATCTTCCCTGACGCAACTGTTATTGCTGAAGATGTTTCTGGTATGCCCGGCCTCGGCCGACCTGTTTCTGAGGGAGGAATTGGTTTTGATTACCGCCTGGCAATGGCAATCCCGGATAAGTGGATAGATTATCTGAAGAACAAGAATGATGAAGAATGGTCCATGAAGGAAGTAACATCGAGTTTGACAAATAGGAGATATACAGAGAAGTGTATAGCTTATGCAGAGAGCCATGATCAG TCTATTGTCGGTGACAAGACCATTGCATTTCTCCTAATGGACAAAGAGATGTACTCTGGCATGTCTTGCTTGACAGATGCTTCTCCCGCTGTTGAGCGAGGAATTGCGCTTCACAAG ATGATCCATTTTTTCACGATGGCCTTAGGAGGAGAGGGATACCTTAATTTCATGGGTAACGAG TTTGGCCATCCTGACTGGATTGACTTCCCTAGAGAGGGAAATAATTGGAGTTATGACAAATGTAGACGCCAGTGGAACCTTGCGGATAGCGAACACTTGAGATACAAG TTCATGAATGCATTTGATAGAGCTATGAATTCGCTCGACGAAAAGTTCTCGTTCCTTGCATCAGGAAAACAGATAGTAAGCAGCACGGATGAAGATAATAAG GTGGTTGTGTTTGAACGTGGAGACCTGGTATTTGTGTTCAACTTCCACCCAGATAAGACACATGAAGg GTATAAAGTTGGATGCGACTTGCCAGGGAAGTACAGAGTTGCACTGGATAGTGATGCTTGGGATTTTGGTGGCCATGGCCGG GTTGGTCATGATGTTGACCATTTCACATCGCCAGAAGGAATACCTGGAGTTCTAAAAACAAATTTCAATGGTCGTCCAAATTCCTTCAAAGTGCTGTCGCCTGCGCACACATGTGTG GCTTATTACAGAGTTAACGAAAGCATGTCAGAAACTGAAGATGACCAGACAGCTATTTCTAATGAGCCACTACCAACAGCCAATATCGAGGAGAGTGACGAGGAACTTAAAGATTCACTACATTCAAATATCAGTAACATTGGTCAGACTGTTGTAGTTTCTGCTAAGGAGACTGACAAGGATCTTAAAGATTCACCGTCTCTGCGCACTAGTGATGTCGTTCATGCTGAGAGAGATGATTCGGATTCAGATGCCTTGGATGATGATGACTAG
- the LOC107866797 gene encoding 1,4-alpha-glucan-branching enzyme-like isoform X2, with amino-acid sequence MEINFNVLSKSIPYSSPKVSPGGMKHNSAVSAVLTDDNSTMTSLEEDVGTEIIGLVKLDPALEPYLDHFKYRMKRYVDQKKLIEKYEGALEEFALGYLKFGFNREEGCIVYREWAPAAQEAQVIGDFNGWNGSNHSMEKDQFGVWSIRIPDVDSNPAIPHNSRVKFHFKHGNGDWIDRIPAWIKYATADATRFAAPYDGVYWDPPPSERYHFKYPRPPKPKAPRIYEAHVGMSSSEPRVNSYREFADDVLPRIKANNYNTVQLMAVMEHSYYGSFGYHVTNFFAVSSRSGNPEDLKYLIDKAHSLGLQVLVDVVHSHASNNVTDGLNGFDIGQSSQESYFHTGERGYHKLWDSRLFNYANWEVLRFLLSNLRWWLEEYKFDGFRFDGVTSMLYVHHGINIGFTGKYHEYFSEATDVDAVVYLMLANNLIHKIFPDATVIAEDVSGMPGLGRPVSEGGIGFDYRLAMAIPDKWIDYLKNKNDEEWSMKEVTSSLTNRRYTEKCIAYAESHDQSIVGDKTIAFLLMDKEMYSGMSCLTDASPAVERGIALHKMIHFFTMALGGEGYLNFMGNEFGHPDWIDFPREGNNWSYDKCRRQWNLADSEHLRYKFMNAFDRAMNSLDEKFSFLASGKQIVSSTDEDNKVVVFERGDLVFVFNFHPDKTHEGYKVGCDLPGKYRVALDSDAWDFGGHGRVGHDVDHFTSPEGIPGVLKTNFNGRPNSFKVLSPAHTCVAYYRVNESMSETEDDQTAISNEPLPTANIEESDEELKDSLHSNISNIGQTVVVSAKETDKDLKDSPSLRTSDVVHAERDDSDSDALDDDD; translated from the exons ATGGAGATTAATTTCAATGTTTTATCAAAATCCATTCCATATTCTTCACCTAAAGTTTCTCCAGGaggg ATGAAGCACAATTCAGCTGTTTCCGCTGTTTTAACCGATGACAACTCGACAATGACATCCCTAGAGGAAGACGTTGGGACTGAAATTATTGGCCTCGTAAAGTTGGATCCAGCTTTGGAACCTTATCTAGATCACTTCAAATACAGAATGAAGAGATATGTGGATCAGAAAAAGCTCATTGAAAAGTATGAGGGAGCCCTTGAGGAATTTGCTCTAG GTTATTTAAAATTTGGATTCAACAGGGAAGAAGGTTGCATAGTGTATCGTGAATGGGCTCCTGCTGCTCA GGAAGCACAAGTCATTGGTGATTTCAATGGATGGAATGGTTCCAACCACAGTATGGAGAAGGACCAATTTGGTGTTTGGAGTATTAGAATTCCTGATGTTGACAGTAACCCAGCCATTCCACACAACTCCAGAGTTAAGTTCCATTTCAAGCATGGTAATGGAGATTGGATAGATCGTATCCCTGCTTGGATAAAGTATGCCACTGCAGATGCTACAAGATTTGCAGCACCATATGATGGTGTCTACTGGGACCCACCACCTTCAGAAAG GTACCACTTCAAATACCCTCGCCCTCCCAAACCCAAAGCCCCACGAATCTACGAAGCACATGTCGGCATGAGCAGCTCTGAGCCACGCGTAAATTCGTATCGTGAGTTTGCAGATGATGTTTTACCTCGAATCAAGGCAAATAACTACAATACTGTCCAGTTGATGGCTGTAATGGAACATTCTTACTATGGATCATTTGGATATCATGTTACAAACTTTTTTGCTGTGAGCAGTAGATCTGGAAACCCGGAGGACCTAAAGTATCTGATAGATAAAGCACATAGCTTGGGTTTACAAGTTCTGGTGGATGTAGTTCACAGTCATGCAAGCAACAATGTCACTGATGGCCTCAATGGCTTTGATATAGGCCAAAGTTCTCAAGAATCCTACTTTCATACTGGAGAGCGAGGGTACCATAAGTTGTGGGATAGCAGGCTGTTCAACTATGCCAATTGGGAGGTTCTTCGTTTCCTTCTTTCCAACTTGAGGTGGTGGCTGGAAGAGTACAAGTTTGACGGATTTCGATTTGATGGAGTAACTTCCATGCTGTATGTTCACCATGGAATCAATATAGGATTTACAGGGAAGTACCATGAGTATTTTAGCGAGGCTACAGATGTTGATGCTGTGGTCTATTTAATGTTGGCCAATAATCTGATTCACAAGATCTTCCCTGACGCAACTGTTATTGCTGAAGATGTTTCTGGTATGCCCGGCCTCGGCCGACCTGTTTCTGAGGGAGGAATTGGTTTTGATTACCGCCTGGCAATGGCAATCCCGGATAAGTGGATAGATTATCTGAAGAACAAGAATGATGAAGAATGGTCCATGAAGGAAGTAACATCGAGTTTGACAAATAGGAGATATACAGAGAAGTGTATAGCTTATGCAGAGAGCCATGATCAG TCTATTGTCGGTGACAAGACCATTGCATTTCTCCTAATGGACAAAGAGATGTACTCTGGCATGTCTTGCTTGACAGATGCTTCTCCCGCTGTTGAGCGAGGAATTGCGCTTCACAAG ATGATCCATTTTTTCACGATGGCCTTAGGAGGAGAGGGATACCTTAATTTCATGGGTAACGAG TTTGGCCATCCTGACTGGATTGACTTCCCTAGAGAGGGAAATAATTGGAGTTATGACAAATGTAGACGCCAGTGGAACCTTGCGGATAGCGAACACTTGAGATACAAG TTCATGAATGCATTTGATAGAGCTATGAATTCGCTCGACGAAAAGTTCTCGTTCCTTGCATCAGGAAAACAGATAGTAAGCAGCACGGATGAAGATAATAAG GTGGTTGTGTTTGAACGTGGAGACCTGGTATTTGTGTTCAACTTCCACCCAGATAAGACACATGAAGg GTATAAAGTTGGATGCGACTTGCCAGGGAAGTACAGAGTTGCACTGGATAGTGATGCTTGGGATTTTGGTGGCCATGGCCGG GTTGGTCATGATGTTGACCATTTCACATCGCCAGAAGGAATACCTGGAGTTCTAAAAACAAATTTCAATGGTCGTCCAAATTCCTTCAAAGTGCTGTCGCCTGCGCACACATGTGTG GCTTATTACAGAGTTAACGAAAGCATGTCAGAAACTGAAGATGACCAGACAGCTATTTCTAATGAGCCACTACCAACAGCCAATATCGAGGAGAGTGACGAGGAACTTAAAGATTCACTACATTCAAATATCAGTAACATTGGTCAGACTGTTGTAGTTTCTGCTAAGGAGACTGACAAGGATCTTAAAGATTCACCGTCTCTGCGCACTAGTGATGTCGTTCATGCTGAGAGAGATGATTCGGATTCAGATGCCTTGGATGATGATGACTAG